The genomic DNA GCTGCTGCAGCCTCGTGCGTTCCGCTCCAGGCCAACGGCAGCGTAAAGGTAAACCGCGAGCCTCGGCCAACCGCAGACTCGACCTGCATGTGCCCACCTTGCAGCTCTACCAGCTGCTTAGATATACTGAGCCCAAGGCCGATGCCATCGCGCGAATGGGAGCCCTCCTCATCATGTTGAAAGAACGGCTGAAACAGCTCATCCATAATATCTGCCGGAATCCCCCTCCCGGTGTCACTGACGGAAACGGCCAGCAGTTCTCCCTGTATCTCCGCCGAAATCGTGACGGTTCCCCGGTCTGTGTACTTTAGCCCGTTCTCCAGCAAGTTGTGCAAAATTTGTCTCAGACGGTTCTCATCGGCCAATACCAGCGGCAGCGCGGGAGGCAGCTCGCACACAAGCCGGACGCCGCTCTTGATCGGCGAGATCGACAAGGTTTCCAGGACGAAGCGCGTCGACACGTACAGATCGACCGGCTTCAGCTGCACTTGGAACTGCCCGTACCGGATCCGGTTCATATCGAGGATATCATTCACCAGTCCGGCAAGCCGCCTCCCGATCAGATGCAACAGCCGAACGTTCTCGCGGTGCTCTGCTGCAAGCGGCGATTCCTTGTTTTCCAGCAGTACTTCCGACAGATTAATGATGCCGTGCAAGGGCGTGCGAAGCTCATGCGACGTTTTTGCCAAAAACTCATCCTTTTGCCGGTCATGGATCAGCAGCTGTTCGGCCAGGCGTTCGCTCCGTAGAAAGGCTCCCCGAATCCGGTCCGTCATCAGGAACGACTGCGACAGCACGACCAGCAGAAGCGTAACGATGATGTAATAAGGACTATCCAGCGCCAGCTGGTAACGAGTCTGGGCAAACACCCAGCTGATAATCAAAAAGAACACGCCAAGCAAAATATAAAAAATCTGGATTCCCTGATGACGATTGCGGAAAATCGAGGCGAAGATAAACCCGAAGGCCACAATCTGCAAAATAACACCAGGCCACAGCAGAACCAGCAGAAAATCATTCGGAAGACCGGCCAGCAAAGCCAGATAGGCAAAGGAAGCCCATTGGAATGCCCTGAACCAGTGGCCGCTTCTGTCAGTTAAATAGATGCGTACATAATGAATAAAGAACAGAATGGCCAGATACGGGAGGATGAACAGAAGCTTTTGCAGCAATAGAAAGGACATGGACGGAACCAGATTCCCCATAATAATTTCGTTATCGATGCTGAAAAAAAGCCCCAGTGCCAAACAGAACAAGCTGAAAAATATCAAGTATGGCTCCCGCCGCCACTGCCTGAACATCCCGGCAAAATAAATGCCAAAAGACAGCAGCGTAGTCATGACGATCACGTCGGCTATGCGGGCGCTATCCCGCCGGTCCATGACATCGGCCGACAACCCGAACTCAGGTGCCTGCACGAGTCCTCCTTGCAAATATCGGTAGCTTGACACCTGAATGATAATATCGATTTCCCGGCCGTTTGTCTCGACCGATCCAAAGAACGGAACATTGCTCGGCATAAAACTGTTATCCGACAAGGCAGGCTGCCCAGTGCCTCCAAGTTCCTTACCGCCCATGTAAATACGGCTCGACATCCGAATTTTTTTGGCTCGAAGGCCATAATCCCCCATGTCGCTCACCAAAAGCCGCAGCCGGTACGTTCCGGCCCCGTAGCCGTCGTCCGACACCTTACCTTCCCAACCTCCAGGGACGGAGAGAAAACGCCGCTCCGGCTGCTGTTCCGTTCCCCGTTCGGCGGGATCGGTGAAGTCCTGAGGCGTCATCAGCCGATCCTTGTAAAATTCCCATTCACCTCGAAGGGGAATGATCCCTTGCTGCACAAAGTTCCACTGCCTGGCATCCAGCACGCCTTTACGCGCTTCCGGGTAGCTAACGTTTGGATGAAGCCATTCATAAATGAAGACAGAGGTCGCGACGGCAAATACGGCGACCATGACGATCAAACCTGATAATTGCTTTTTCATAGGCTGCAAGTTCCTTCCTGCCATAGGAAACAGATTCAAAGAGTATAATCATTGCACAAAAAGCATGATTCAAAGCATTTGAACCATCCATTTCTTCCCACAAAAGCTGAATTAAACCCTATCATACCATGCCTACCCGGCTCTGTTATACATGTCTGCTGCATCGGAAGAAGCCAGGCACGATCCCGATTACGCTTTGGAATCATTCCATCCCAGCATGTCTTTGGCCACAGCCGAAGCGCCAGCTACGAGAAAAACCACCGCCCCTCTTCAGATGAGGAATGCGGTGGTTTTTCAGTTTAGAAGATATTTAGGATAAAGGAAATATAATGGCTGGCATTGCCTTATTTTTTATCGAGCTGGATGCTGAACGAAGAACCGGCATCCCCCGCGAAAACGATCGTTCCGCCCTTAGGCAGGACGACTTGGTTCGAGCCGCTGACTTCGCTCATGTTCACGCAGTTCCCCGCGGCGTCATAGACCACAAATCCGCCTTCGACCGGCAGCCTTACGGTCATCGTCTTGCCCGCTGCCGCAGCAGGGACCGTGAACCATCTGGCGTAGCCGTCATCCTTCACTGTTACGGTCGACTGTTTGCCTTGGTACAGCGGTTTGACCAGATCCTCGCTGACGAACAGGCTTCCCGCCGTTTCCAGGTACTCAGCGCCATCCTTTTGGTAGAAGCTGTATCCGGCCGTATCCCGGCCGCCCATACCAGGAATTTGCAGGCTGCTTACCGCCGTGTCCGGTCCGGTAATTTTCTTGTCGTTCAAATATCCTTGAAAGTCCTTAGTAAGCTTCATTTCGAGCGTCGGTTTCATCAAGTACATGACTGACGTGTATTTCTCGTTGACCGGGTAATAGGTTTTGCCTTCCCGCTTCGACCAAGCAGCGGCCGTTTCCTTCGTCAGTGGGTTACTGTCCAGCTTCTGGGCGAGATAATGGGACATCGCCACTTGCCCGAGCTCAGGTACCGTGCTGTATTGGCGAACCCAAAGGTAGGTTAGGCCGTTCGATTCGGTCACGAAGCTGAGCTTCGCTGTCCCTGCTTCGTCCACAAATGTTCCGTCCGTGGTGTACACGTACTTCTCTGCCGGATATTCCGGCACATTCGGCACCGTGACGGACATGATTCCATCTTTCAGGCCAACCTTGACGAGCTGTCCCGTGGAGCCGTAATATCCGGCGACCTTCTTCATGTCCTCCGGCAGGCTGACCGGAACCGGTTTGCCGAACGATTTATCCGGCTTAATTTCCTTGATGGCCCCTTTTTCTTTCAGCGCTTCAAGCAGAATTTGGGTCGCCAGAAGCTGGTTCGTCGAGCTGCTGCCGCCCGAGGATACGACAGCCGCGGCCATGTCCTGCTCCGGAAGGACGATCAGCGAAGCATGATACAAGATCGTGTCCCCGCCCTTCACCACAGCCTGGATGCCGTAATCATTAAACGGATACAATCTTACGCTGTCCCAGCCGAGGCCATAATCAAAGGAGTTGTCCGCGTCTTTAGGCCACAGTCCTTTTTTATATTCGGACTGTCCCATGGCTTCCACCGACTTGGCAGAGAGAATGCCCGGTTTCTGACCGGTAAAGATTTGCGAGAACCGTGCCATATCTTCCGCCGTGGAATAAATGCCTCCCGTTCCGATGACATTCACCGTTTCATTCGGCAGCTGCTGCGGAATCGTAGGATAATACAGCCCTGCGGTTTTAGCCGTATCTACCATATCCTGCGAGGTTTTTGTATCGTTCATGCCCAGCGGCTCAGTGAAATATTGGTGCACAAAGGCGGTAAACTTCATTCCGCTTACGCGTTCCACCAAAATCTCCGCCAACGTAAAGCCGTCGTTACAGTAGACCGAGAAGGCGCCAGGATCGGCCTTCAAGCTTTGCTTGGACAGCTGCTCCAGCAGCGTGTCGTGGGCGTAAGGGTCCGAATCCTCGAACAAAAATGCGTTGTTCAAGCTGGAACCCTGAATCCCGGAGGAATGGTTCAGAAGCATGCGCGGAGTGATTTGCTTGTAACGCTCATCCTTCATTTTGAAATCCGGTATGTACTGTACTAGCGGGGTATCCAGGTTGATCTTCCCCTCGTCGGCCAGCTTCATGACAGCAGAGGTGGTGAACATTTTGCTCGTCGAGCCGATGCCGTACATCGTGCCCGGTGTAAGCGGAGTCTTCCCCTTTTCGTCATTTTTCCCGGCTTGGCCGGATACGGTGATCTTTCCCTGATCGATGAGCGCGTACTGAACGCTGACCGTTCCATACTGCTCGGTGAGCAGTGCCGCCTTTTTCGCCGCGAGTGCTCCCAGCCCTTGGTCGGGAATCGCTGCTTCCGTGCCGGACGCCATCGCCGCGGTTGGAACAAGCGGCGTTAATATCAGCGCGGCTGCCAGAAGCCATGCCATTCTTTTCTTCATAAATGAACCTCCTTTTATTGGGTTACACTGTAGTACGTTTTGGACCCTAATTTGGTTCAGTTTTCCAACAAAAAAAGGAACTTCGTCTCATACCGCAGTCCAATCTAGGACCAGCCGTCTATCGGGAAAACGGTGGAAAATGCCTATCCGCTGACTTCAAAAAGGCAGCCGCCCGAGGCTGCCTTTCTCGCCGCATGCAGCTCCCGGGCGATGCGGCGTTACATGACGTAAGTCCACCAAAGGCGGCCTCAGCTTTAATACACCCGAATTTCCACCAGCTCCCCGCACGGAGCGCCGTTCGTCTCTTCGATGACGATGCGCAGCACATCGGCCAAGACCGGCTCCTTCATACGGATGCGATTGCTTCTACGCCGATTATCCCCAACTGATGTTGCAACACGCCACTGCCCTTGAACCCGGGCCTCGATCCGGTACGACTTCACCAGCTCGGGAATGATATCGAATGACGTACGGTGATGATGAAGGTTGATCAGGTCCTCGTTCACGTCATCGTTCCACGTCAGCATGATTTCCTTCATCGATATTTCATGCTCCCAAGTCAATTGCAGCCAAGCCTCGCGCTCAGGCCCGATCGGCTCGGATGTCCACAGATTCGGACCGCCGAATGGCCGTTTGTATCCACCGACTGCCTTCTCCGGCGCATAGGCTTCTGTTCTGCCCTTGACCTTAAAGCAGAAGGGCTGACGGACCGCCGCCTTCATACTCCAAGCCACGACGGGTTGATTCTCATCGTGCTCCTCCAGATTGGCCGATGCATTAGGAACTGCCCCCTTCTCAAAAGCGAGGATGCCGGTAAGCGGTTCGGCCGCCCGGTACAAGCTGACATCCGGATTCTCGCGGATGATGACAAAGGCATTCTGCGGCGCATCCGGCGCCCAATGGAGCGGCAGGGATATCCACTGCGCCTCGCCCTTGGAAACCGTCGTCTCCGCTTCAGTTATCTTCGAATGCGGCACGTAGTTCTCCGGACGGCCGGTGTCCCATAACTCTACGGTAAGCCGGGTATCCCCGGCCGCGTCTACGAGCAGCTCCAGCCTTTCGACCGCCGGGTCAACCGGGAACAAAATCGCGGCATCACGCTCCAGCCGGGTTGCCTCATGCGGTTTATCCACACTGA from Paenibacillus sp. J23TS9 includes the following:
- a CDS encoding ATP-binding protein is translated as MKKQLSGLIVMVAVFAVATSVFIYEWLHPNVSYPEARKGVLDARQWNFVQQGIIPLRGEWEFYKDRLMTPQDFTDPAERGTEQQPERRFLSVPGGWEGKVSDDGYGAGTYRLRLLVSDMGDYGLRAKKIRMSSRIYMGGKELGGTGQPALSDNSFMPSNVPFFGSVETNGREIDIIIQVSSYRYLQGGLVQAPEFGLSADVMDRRDSARIADVIVMTTLLSFGIYFAGMFRQWRREPYLIFFSLFCLALGLFFSIDNEIIMGNLVPSMSFLLLQKLLFILPYLAILFFIHYVRIYLTDRSGHWFRAFQWASFAYLALLAGLPNDFLLVLLWPGVILQIVAFGFIFASIFRNRHQGIQIFYILLGVFFLIISWVFAQTRYQLALDSPYYIIVTLLLVVLSQSFLMTDRIRGAFLRSERLAEQLLIHDRQKDEFLAKTSHELRTPLHGIINLSEVLLENKESPLAAEHRENVRLLHLIGRRLAGLVNDILDMNRIRYGQFQVQLKPVDLYVSTRFVLETLSISPIKSGVRLVCELPPALPLVLADENRLRQILHNLLENGLKYTDRGTVTISAEIQGELLAVSVSDTGRGIPADIMDELFQPFFQHDEEGSHSRDGIGLGLSISKQLVELQGGHMQVESAVGRGSRFTFTLPLAWSGTHEAAAAVEQVERIAEMEFPGNEGCKEIVNNRIPTAPLSPALGGVEETFHILIVDDEPSNLKVAMDAIASMGHTYMTASGGAEALTALRRKQPDLVLLDLMMPGVSGLDICREIRALHGLAELPVLMLTASGQTRDILAAFGAGANDILQKPFQLAELRARVQSLLAMKSSSSLAVRREMDFLQAQISPHFLYNSLNALVGLSYKNVDKLRETIQHLTTYLRAKFTFVFQGELVPLERELELVQAYLAIEQLRFGQRLVVRYKIDEHARTMLPPLTLQPIVENAVRHGIGQKPEGGTVDIIVRRGDRGVEIVVEDDGAGMDESTLRELELGKSGGIGIGNVNRRLQMRYGWNLDIQSRLGEGTRITIYLTEGRYVESHSD
- a CDS encoding serine hydrolase yields the protein MKKRMAWLLAAALILTPLVPTAAMASGTEAAIPDQGLGALAAKKAALLTEQYGTVSVQYALIDQGKITVSGQAGKNDEKGKTPLTPGTMYGIGSTSKMFTTSAVMKLADEGKINLDTPLVQYIPDFKMKDERYKQITPRMLLNHSSGIQGSSLNNAFLFEDSDPYAHDTLLEQLSKQSLKADPGAFSVYCNDGFTLAEILVERVSGMKFTAFVHQYFTEPLGMNDTKTSQDMVDTAKTAGLYYPTIPQQLPNETVNVIGTGGIYSTAEDMARFSQIFTGQKPGILSAKSVEAMGQSEYKKGLWPKDADNSFDYGLGWDSVRLYPFNDYGIQAVVKGGDTILYHASLIVLPEQDMAAAVVSSGGSSSTNQLLATQILLEALKEKGAIKEIKPDKSFGKPVPVSLPEDMKKVAGYYGSTGQLVKVGLKDGIMSVTVPNVPEYPAEKYVYTTDGTFVDEAGTAKLSFVTESNGLTYLWVRQYSTVPELGQVAMSHYLAQKLDSNPLTKETAAAWSKREGKTYYPVNEKYTSVMYLMKPTLEMKLTKDFQGYLNDKKITGPDTAVSSLQIPGMGGRDTAGYSFYQKDGAEYLETAGSLFVSEDLVKPLYQGKQSTVTVKDDGYARWFTVPAAAAGKTMTVRLPVEGGFVVYDAAGNCVNMSEVSGSNQVVLPKGGTIVFAGDAGSSFSIQLDKK